One segment of Pseudobythopirellula maris DNA contains the following:
- a CDS encoding cytochrome c peroxidase, which produces MALSSPAMAGPGVPALPSIDADYVGYAVTDLPDHFATGPVAATNNTPLDNPITNAGATLGRVLFYDARLSHDNGTACASCHQQATAFDDPNQFSEGFEGGLTGRHSTPLSNTAYYANGRAFWDERAASLEEQALMPIQDPVEMGTDLNQLRGELAATDFYPKLFLDAFGSTEVTDEKIGKAIAQFVRSMVSYQSKYDQAVEAGTSAEPDFESVFTAQELRGMEIFHGESKCSQCHTTHAQVGDRARNIGLDADNSADEGAGDGKFKTMSLRNVAVRERFMHDGRFSTLEEVIEFYNSGVQANPNLDNKLTKNGEPLRLNLSESDKAALVAFLGTLTDNTFLTSELFANPFVALAGDYDGDGLVNTDDYDLWATLYGQGDDLRADGNEDGIVNAADFTVWRDNLGASWEDFASAFATAVPEPATALTVVFGALLAASPRRRRHGR; this is translated from the coding sequence TTGGCCCTGAGCAGCCCCGCCATGGCGGGGCCCGGCGTGCCGGCGTTGCCGTCGATCGACGCTGATTATGTGGGCTACGCGGTCACCGACTTGCCCGACCACTTCGCCACCGGCCCGGTGGCGGCGACGAACAACACGCCGCTCGACAACCCGATCACCAACGCCGGCGCCACGCTCGGCCGGGTGCTGTTCTACGACGCGCGGCTGTCGCACGACAACGGCACGGCGTGCGCTTCGTGCCATCAGCAAGCCACGGCGTTCGACGACCCCAACCAGTTCAGCGAAGGGTTCGAAGGGGGCCTCACAGGACGCCACTCCACGCCGCTGTCGAACACCGCCTACTACGCCAACGGCCGGGCGTTTTGGGACGAGCGGGCCGCCTCGCTGGAAGAGCAAGCGCTCATGCCGATCCAAGACCCGGTGGAGATGGGGACCGACCTCAACCAGCTGCGCGGCGAGTTGGCCGCGACCGACTTCTACCCCAAGCTGTTCCTCGACGCGTTCGGCAGCACCGAGGTCACCGACGAGAAGATCGGCAAAGCGATCGCCCAGTTCGTCCGCTCGATGGTCTCGTACCAGTCGAAGTACGACCAAGCGGTCGAGGCGGGCACGTCGGCCGAGCCCGACTTCGAGTCGGTCTTCACCGCCCAAGAGCTGCGTGGCATGGAGATCTTTCATGGCGAGAGCAAGTGCAGCCAGTGCCACACAACCCACGCTCAAGTGGGCGACCGGGCCAGGAACATCGGCCTGGACGCCGACAACTCGGCCGACGAGGGCGCGGGCGATGGGAAATTCAAAACAATGTCGTTGCGGAACGTGGCGGTCCGCGAACGCTTCATGCACGACGGCCGGTTCAGCACGCTTGAAGAAGTGATCGAATTCTACAATTCGGGGGTCCAGGCGAATCCCAATCTCGATAACAAGTTGACTAAGAACGGCGAGCCGCTGCGGCTCAACCTGTCGGAGTCCGACAAGGCGGCGCTCGTCGCGTTCCTCGGCACGCTCACCGACAACACGTTCCTCACGAGCGAGCTGTTCGCCAACCCATTCGTCGCGCTCGCCGGCGACTACGACGGCGACGGCCTGGTCAACACCGACGACTACGACCTGTGGGCCACGCTCTACGGTCAGGGCGACGACCTGCGGGCGGACGGCAACGAAGATGGCATAGTCAACGCCGCCGACTTCACGGTGTGGCGCGACAACCTCGGCGCCAGCTGGGAAGACTTCGCGTCGGCCTTCGCCACCGCCGTGCCGGAGCCTGCCACGGCGCTGACCGTCGTGTTTGGCGCGCTGCTGGCCGCGTCGCCGAGACGGCGCCGTCACGGGCGCTAG
- a CDS encoding Lnb N-terminal periplasmic domain-containing protein — protein MAHVPQQTAAHSASRRRAACCVLLVWAMAVSLAGCQSAEKRLVASNHRDWTPDLAVLPTADFEGDTVEVHNVRYCKYYSPTEYVVDHYDKRFDLSRVQAVDFISMPFGPVPMLAHTLLSFEFAPAEPGGDPEHLAVSVEVRKEKGEEKFNPLLGLARQYEITYVVADERDLLDRQVNAYDMPTYVYRTVAEPADARALLVDMLERANELSEKPEFYDLLTNNCTTNLADHVNELKPSRITYDIGVLLPGLSARKAYAERLLPRDKPFEELEAEALINDRARLAAGSEDFSKAIRR, from the coding sequence ATGGCACACGTCCCCCAGCAAACCGCTGCGCACTCGGCGTCCCGGCGCCGGGCTGCGTGCTGCGTGCTGTTGGTCTGGGCGATGGCCGTCTCGCTGGCGGGCTGCCAGTCGGCCGAGAAGCGTCTGGTCGCCTCGAACCACAGGGACTGGACCCCCGACCTGGCGGTGCTGCCCACCGCTGATTTCGAGGGAGACACGGTCGAGGTGCACAACGTGCGTTACTGCAAATACTACTCTCCCACCGAATACGTGGTGGATCACTACGACAAGCGGTTCGATCTGAGCCGAGTGCAGGCGGTCGATTTCATCTCGATGCCGTTCGGCCCCGTGCCGATGCTCGCCCACACGCTGCTGAGCTTCGAGTTCGCCCCCGCCGAGCCGGGCGGCGACCCGGAGCATCTCGCCGTGAGCGTCGAGGTGCGTAAGGAGAAGGGCGAGGAGAAGTTCAACCCGCTGCTGGGCCTCGCCCGGCAGTACGAGATCACTTACGTCGTGGCCGACGAGCGCGACCTGCTCGACCGCCAAGTCAACGCCTACGACATGCCGACGTACGTCTACCGCACGGTGGCCGAGCCCGCGGACGCGAGGGCGCTGCTGGTCGACATGCTCGAGCGCGCAAACGAGCTCAGCGAGAAGCCGGAATTCTATGACTTGCTGACGAACAACTGCACGACGAACCTGGCCGACCATGTGAACGAACTCAAGCCGAGCCGCATCACCTACGACATCGGCGTGCTGCTGCCGGGGCTCTCGGCGCGCAAGGCGTACGCCGAGCGGCTGCTGCCGCGTGACAAGCCTTTCGAGGAGCTCGAGGCCGAGGCGCTGATCAACGACCGGGCGCGGCTGGCCGCGGGGAGCGAAGATTTCTCCAAGGCGATCCGGCGATAA
- a CDS encoding right-handed parallel beta-helix repeat-containing protein: MLFNKSGSPGARINYWAYQDETPVFDFFDYTPYERIRGFSVRADWLHFRGIELRGVQQVITNVNESWGIRVENGADHNVFERLDLHHNEGPGLFIQDGGGNLVLNSDSHNNYDPDRGGENADGFGSHSNDDGNVFIGNRAWNNSDDGYDFINSDGHVRVESSWAWSNGYVPGTTTAAGNGAGFKAGGYGLNENNFPDPEGVPRNEVIGNLAFDNRV; the protein is encoded by the coding sequence GTGCTGTTCAACAAGAGCGGCTCGCCAGGCGCGCGGATCAACTACTGGGCCTACCAGGACGAGACCCCCGTCTTCGACTTCTTCGACTACACCCCTTACGAGCGGATCCGCGGCTTCAGCGTGCGGGCCGACTGGCTCCACTTCCGCGGCATCGAGCTGCGCGGCGTGCAGCAGGTGATCACCAACGTCAACGAGTCGTGGGGCATCCGGGTGGAGAACGGCGCCGACCACAACGTGTTCGAGCGGCTCGACCTGCATCACAACGAGGGCCCGGGGCTGTTCATCCAGGACGGCGGCGGCAATCTTGTGCTCAACTCCGACTCGCACAACAACTACGACCCCGACCGCGGCGGCGAGAACGCCGACGGCTTCGGCAGCCACAGCAACGACGACGGCAACGTCTTCATCGGCAACCGTGCCTGGAACAACAGCGACGACGGCTACGATTTCATCAACTCCGACGGCCACGTGCGGGTCGAGAGCTCGTGGGCGTGGTCCAACGGCTACGTCCCCGGCACGACCACGGCGGCCGGCAACGGCGCCGGGTTCAAGGCGGGCGGCTACGGCCTCAATGAGAACAATTTTCCCGACCCCGAAGGCGTGCCCCGCAACGAGGTGATCGGCAACCTCGCGTTCGACAACCGCGTGTAG
- a CDS encoding right-handed parallel beta-helix repeat-containing protein gives MKLHQFFLLGLPWVPCLAVLAVGAASAGEWYVSPTGSDSNPGTLAQPFGSIERGQQAASAGDTVWLRGGE, from the coding sequence GTGAAGCTTCATCAATTCTTTTTACTGGGGCTGCCGTGGGTCCCCTGCCTGGCGGTCCTCGCCGTCGGCGCCGCCTCGGCAGGCGAATGGTACGTTTCACCCACAGGCAGCGACTCGAACCCCGGCACCCTGGCCCAGCCGTTTGGCTCGATCGAGCGCGGTCAGCAGGCCGCCTCGGCGGGTGACACGGTTTGGCTCCGCGGCGGCGAGTAA
- the ppdK gene encoding pyruvate, phosphate dikinase, which produces MAKKKSAVAGKLVYYFGKTKTDGDGKMKTLLGGKGANLAEMTAIGLPVPPGFTCTTECCAEYYKQGEKLPKGLMEQVTKSVTMLEKELGKKFGDLKSPLLLSVRSGAALSMPGMMNTILNLGLNDESVVGLANSSGNERFAYDAYRRLINMYGDVVMEVGHEYFEEAFDKIKKKYNAATDNDVPTEGLIQLVEAYKKVYRKHTGQPFPQDPVEQLALAIEAVFKSWNSDKAISYRRIEGITGLDGTAVNGQAMVFGNMGDDSGTGVAFTRNPATGENKFYGEFLVNAQGEDVVAGIRTPQPVAEMPKWKAPNDKTIGKKVHAELMKIKDKLEKHYKDVQDIEFTIEKSKLYMLQTRNGKRTGPAAVRIACEMVKEKLITEKQGVMRIPPNDLTQLLLPSFDPAGKKKASPLTIGLPASPGAAFGKLAFSADEAVDRAHAGEKVLLVRKETSPEDVDGMHSAAGILTSTGGMTSHAAVVARGWGKCCVAGAGEIHIDEKAKKIKVGGKTYGVKDVLSIDGSTGEVFAGEMPTVEPKLGGHFGTVMGWADKYRKLGVRTNADSPADSKRAREFGAEGIGLCRTEHMFFEGDRILAMREMILADTQPAREKALKKLLPFQRKDFEGIFKAMKGLPVTVRLLDPPLHEFLPHDKAAVKELSGATGVSAKEIEVRVSQLHEANPMLGHRGCRLSITYPEILTMQVTAITEAAINCRKKNIDAQAEIMIPLVGTVNELAPLRELTEQTIEDVKKAKKFTGKLPILIGTMIEIPRAALTADEVATQADFFSFGTNDLTQMTFGYSRDDVNGFLPDYIDQEILEKDPFQSLDTSGVGQLVSMAVEKGKSVNAKIKLGICGEHGGDPASIAFCHKVGLNYVSCSPFRVPIARLAAAQAALSKD; this is translated from the coding sequence ATGGCCAAGAAGAAAAGCGCAGTCGCCGGCAAGCTGGTCTACTACTTCGGCAAGACCAAGACCGACGGCGACGGCAAGATGAAGACGCTGCTCGGCGGCAAAGGCGCCAACCTGGCGGAGATGACCGCGATCGGCCTGCCCGTGCCCCCCGGCTTCACTTGCACCACCGAGTGCTGCGCCGAGTATTACAAGCAGGGAGAGAAGCTGCCCAAGGGCTTGATGGAGCAGGTCACCAAGTCGGTGACGATGCTCGAGAAGGAACTGGGCAAGAAGTTCGGCGACCTGAAGAGCCCGCTCCTGCTGTCGGTCCGCTCCGGCGCCGCGCTGTCGATGCCGGGCATGATGAACACGATCCTCAACCTGGGCCTCAACGACGAGTCGGTCGTCGGTCTGGCCAACTCGAGCGGCAACGAGCGGTTCGCTTACGACGCCTACCGCCGCCTGATCAACATGTACGGCGACGTCGTCATGGAGGTCGGCCACGAGTACTTCGAAGAAGCGTTCGACAAGATCAAGAAGAAGTACAACGCGGCCACGGACAACGACGTGCCGACCGAGGGCCTCATTCAGCTGGTCGAGGCCTACAAGAAGGTCTACCGCAAGCACACCGGCCAGCCCTTCCCGCAAGACCCGGTCGAGCAACTCGCCCTGGCCATTGAGGCGGTGTTCAAGAGCTGGAACTCGGACAAGGCGATCAGCTACCGCCGCATCGAGGGCATCACCGGCCTGGACGGCACGGCGGTGAACGGCCAGGCGATGGTGTTCGGCAACATGGGCGACGACTCCGGCACCGGCGTCGCGTTCACGCGCAACCCCGCCACGGGCGAGAACAAGTTCTACGGCGAGTTCCTGGTGAACGCCCAGGGCGAAGACGTGGTGGCCGGCATCCGCACGCCGCAGCCCGTGGCCGAGATGCCCAAGTGGAAGGCCCCGAACGACAAGACGATCGGCAAGAAGGTCCACGCCGAGCTGATGAAGATCAAGGACAAGCTCGAGAAGCACTACAAAGACGTGCAGGACATCGAGTTCACGATCGAGAAGAGCAAGCTCTACATGCTGCAGACCCGCAACGGCAAGCGGACCGGCCCGGCCGCCGTGCGGATCGCCTGCGAGATGGTCAAGGAGAAGCTGATCACCGAGAAGCAGGGCGTCATGCGGATCCCGCCGAACGACCTGACGCAGCTGCTGCTCCCGTCGTTCGACCCGGCCGGCAAGAAGAAGGCTTCGCCGCTCACGATCGGCCTGCCCGCCTCGCCCGGCGCCGCGTTCGGCAAGCTGGCGTTCTCGGCCGACGAGGCCGTCGACCGCGCCCACGCCGGCGAGAAGGTCCTGCTCGTCCGCAAGGAAACGAGCCCCGAGGACGTGGATGGCATGCACTCGGCGGCAGGCATCCTCACCAGCACCGGCGGCATGACCAGCCACGCGGCGGTGGTCGCCCGCGGCTGGGGCAAGTGCTGCGTGGCCGGCGCCGGCGAGATCCACATCGACGAGAAGGCCAAGAAGATCAAGGTCGGCGGCAAGACCTACGGCGTCAAAGACGTGCTGTCGATCGACGGCTCGACGGGCGAGGTCTTCGCCGGCGAGATGCCGACCGTCGAGCCCAAGCTCGGCGGCCACTTCGGCACCGTGATGGGTTGGGCCGACAAGTACCGCAAGCTCGGCGTGCGGACCAACGCCGACTCGCCGGCCGACAGCAAGCGGGCCCGCGAGTTCGGCGCCGAAGGCATCGGCCTTTGCCGCACGGAGCACATGTTCTTCGAGGGCGACCGCATCCTCGCGATGCGTGAGATGATCCTCGCCGACACGCAGCCCGCCCGCGAGAAGGCCCTCAAGAAGTTGCTGCCGTTCCAGCGGAAGGACTTCGAGGGGATCTTCAAGGCGATGAAGGGCCTGCCCGTCACGGTCCGCCTGCTCGACCCGCCGCTGCACGAGTTCCTGCCGCACGACAAGGCGGCGGTCAAGGAGCTCAGCGGCGCCACGGGCGTTTCGGCCAAGGAGATCGAGGTCCGCGTCTCGCAACTGCACGAGGCCAACCCGATGCTCGGCCACCGCGGCTGCCGGCTCTCGATCACCTACCCGGAGATCCTGACCATGCAGGTCACGGCCATCACCGAGGCGGCGATCAACTGCCGGAAGAAGAACATCGACGCCCAGGCCGAGATCATGATCCCGCTGGTCGGCACGGTGAACGAGCTCGCCCCGCTCCGCGAGCTCACCGAGCAGACGATCGAGGACGTGAAGAAGGCTAAGAAGTTCACCGGCAAGCTGCCGATCCTGATCGGCACGATGATCGAGATCCCGCGTGCCGCGCTCACGGCCGACGAAGTGGCCACCCAGGCCGACTTCTTCAGCTTCGGCACGAACGACCTGACGCAGATGACGTTCGGCTACAGCCGCGACGACGTGAACGGATTCCTGCCGGACTACATCGACCAGGAGATCCTGGAGAAGGACCCGTTCCAGTCGCTCGACACGTCGGGCGTCGGGCAGCTGGTCTCGATGGCAGTCGAGAAGGGCAAGAGCGTCAACGCCAAGATCAAGCTCGGCATCTGCGGCGAGCACGGCGGCGACCCCGCGTCGATCGCCTTCTGCCACAAGGTGGGGCTCAACTACGTGAGCTGCAGCCCGTTCCGGGTGCCGATCGCCCGCTTGGCGGCCGCCCAAGCGGCGCTGTCGAAGGACTGA
- a CDS encoding ASCH domain-containing protein, with protein sequence MLLFKKKFLHAIRSGEKTQTIRLWSHRMMRTGQRSYIPGAGYARVTLVEGVDLDDLTDHDARPDGFATADELRQELTAIYGDKLAAGYQAFRVVFHLEPQGDAKEETAATEAAR encoded by the coding sequence ATGCTGCTCTTCAAAAAGAAGTTCCTGCACGCTATCCGCAGCGGAGAAAAAACGCAGACCATCCGGCTCTGGAGCCATCGGATGATGCGTACCGGCCAGCGGAGCTACATCCCGGGCGCCGGGTACGCACGGGTCACACTGGTCGAGGGGGTCGATTTGGACGACCTGACCGACCACGACGCCCGCCCGGACGGCTTCGCCACGGCCGACGAGCTGCGTCAGGAGCTCACGGCGATCTACGGCGACAAGCTTGCCGCCGGCTACCAGGCGTTCCGCGTGGTTTTTCACTTGGAGCCGCAAGGCGACGCCAAGGAGGAGACCGCCGCCACCGAGGCGGCCCGCTGA
- a CDS encoding PEP-CTERM sorting domain-containing protein translates to MQLRADQIEIEFSGLDIQYDGGMISTVGVDDPLSVVSFYIDGSLVGNQSVDLSADIAIPNVTNIPVAGGSVVSDPGGVFDLDFAGADFLDLDLGAATVIYQPTGNFSFVFAGSTAQIAGQSLPFGLQIGDPVSVSFSTVVTPGSRTDNGLYLTGFVANGAGEAIGGFVPEPSSVLLVMIGLLAASPAVRRRG, encoded by the coding sequence ATGCAGCTTCGTGCGGATCAGATCGAGATCGAATTCTCCGGTCTCGACATCCAGTACGACGGCGGCATGATCTCAACGGTCGGCGTGGACGACCCTCTCTCGGTCGTTTCCTTCTACATCGATGGTTCGCTGGTCGGCAACCAATCGGTCGATCTGTCGGCTGACATCGCGATCCCCAATGTGACGAACATTCCGGTCGCCGGCGGCTCGGTCGTTAGCGACCCGGGCGGTGTTTTCGATCTCGATTTTGCTGGCGCCGACTTCCTGGACCTCGACCTGGGCGCCGCCACGGTCATCTACCAGCCGACCGGGAACTTCAGCTTTGTGTTCGCCGGCTCGACCGCCCAGATCGCCGGCCAAAGCCTCCCCTTCGGCCTGCAAATTGGCGATCCGGTATCGGTCTCGTTCTCGACCGTCGTTACGCCCGGCTCCCGGACCGACAATGGCCTCTACCTCACGGGTTTCGTGGCGAACGGCGCCGGTGAGGCGATTGGCGGGTTCGTTCCCGAGCCCTCGAGCGTGCTCCTGGTGATGATCGGCCTGCTGGCCGCATCGCCCGCTGTGCGTCGCCGCGGCTAA
- the ffh gene encoding signal recognition particle protein, protein MFESLQDGLGSALKSLRGQGKLSEANMRDGLKLIERSLLEADVSYEVTRTFMSRITEQAVGEAVLKSLKPSEQVVGIVYKELVDLMGPVDHSLHLKGKDEVTVLMMCGLQGSGKTTTCGKLGRMLISRDRKPLLVAADLQRPAAIDQLHVLGEQIGAPVFSDRTTQDPVAVCNNAVKEAKKLGADTVILDTAGRLHIDDELMGQLGRIDKRCSPDQVYLVVDGMTGQDAVNSAKAFNDALELDGVIMTKLDGDTRGGAAISVKEVTGVPLKYMGVGEHLENLEEFHPDRMAGRILGQGDMLSLFEKAQQEFDQDEAQRLEDQLQKGEFTLDDFLKQMRQIKRLGPIKKVMGMIPGMGAMLEGTDALDGAEDDLKRLQGVIHSMTPEERRTPKIIDASRRRRIAAGSGVEPHVIGDLVKQFEPMQQMMTAMAGKGMGDRMKMVRQMQAGMAQDPGGGLARKKQSTGKRLTPKEKAAAQKERAKRLKLLKKQKKKR, encoded by the coding sequence ATGTTCGAATCGCTGCAAGATGGCCTCGGATCCGCTCTCAAGTCGCTCCGCGGCCAGGGCAAGCTCTCCGAAGCCAACATGCGCGACGGCCTGAAGCTGATCGAGCGGTCGCTGCTCGAGGCGGATGTGAGCTACGAGGTGACGCGCACGTTCATGTCGCGCATCACCGAGCAGGCCGTGGGCGAGGCGGTGCTCAAGTCGCTCAAGCCGAGCGAGCAGGTGGTGGGCATCGTTTACAAGGAGCTCGTCGACTTGATGGGCCCGGTCGACCACTCCTTGCACCTGAAGGGCAAGGACGAGGTCACCGTGCTGATGATGTGCGGGCTGCAGGGCTCGGGCAAGACAACGACCTGCGGCAAGCTCGGCCGCATGCTCATAAGCCGCGACCGCAAGCCGCTGCTCGTGGCGGCCGACTTGCAGCGTCCCGCGGCGATCGACCAGCTGCACGTGCTGGGTGAGCAGATCGGCGCGCCGGTCTTCTCCGACCGCACGACCCAAGACCCGGTGGCGGTTTGCAACAACGCCGTGAAAGAGGCCAAGAAGCTCGGCGCCGACACGGTGATCCTCGACACGGCGGGCCGGCTGCACATCGACGACGAGCTGATGGGCCAGCTCGGCCGGATCGACAAACGCTGCTCGCCCGACCAGGTCTACCTGGTCGTGGACGGCATGACCGGCCAAGACGCGGTCAACAGCGCCAAGGCGTTCAACGACGCGCTCGAGCTCGACGGCGTCATCATGACGAAGCTCGACGGCGACACCCGCGGCGGCGCGGCGATCAGCGTCAAGGAAGTCACGGGCGTGCCGCTCAAGTACATGGGCGTCGGCGAGCACCTGGAGAACCTCGAGGAGTTCCACCCCGACCGCATGGCGGGCCGGATCCTCGGCCAGGGCGACATGCTCTCGCTGTTCGAGAAGGCGCAGCAGGAGTTCGACCAGGACGAGGCCCAGCGGCTCGAGGACCAGCTGCAGAAGGGCGAGTTCACGCTCGACGACTTCCTCAAGCAGATGCGCCAGATCAAACGCCTGGGGCCGATCAAGAAGGTCATGGGCATGATCCCCGGCATGGGGGCGATGCTCGAAGGGACCGACGCCCTGGACGGCGCCGAGGACGACCTCAAGCGTTTGCAGGGCGTCATCCACTCGATGACCCCCGAGGAACGACGCACGCCGAAGATCATCGACGCCAGCCGCCGCCGCCGCATCGCCGCCGGCTCGGGCGTCGAGCCGCACGTCATCGGCGACCTGGTCAAGCAGTTCGAGCCGATGCAGCAGATGATGACCGCCATGGCGGGCAAGGGGATGGGCGACCGGATGAAGATGGTCCGCCAGATGCAGGCCGGCATGGCCCAAGACCCCGGCGGCGGCCTGGCCCGCAAGAAGCAGTCGACCGGCAAGCGGCTCACGCCCAAAGAAAAGGCCGCCGCCCAGAAGGAACGCGCCAAACGGCTCAAGCTGCTCAAGAAGCAGAAGAAAAAGCGTTGA
- a CDS encoding SDR family NAD(P)-dependent oxidoreductase: MSDKSATAEELAALADLLERVAEDRGMLADMPEAERLRLLKAASQVAMPDRGARRKLRKAHQLKKQAELNEQREADRQRLGETGIRSQFEGGLPAANGGGVPALSGAQAYSTRRLKKPEPPAPFEPGPAPQAEAAEERLGPRLEAPRTCYICKASFDRVHTFYDAMCAGCAEFNWAKRHQTADLTGRVAVVTGGRVKIGYQAALKLLRAGAHVVVTTRFPRDGAQRFLAEPDAEEWRSRLELQGLDLRHTPSVEALADHLCATLPRLDFLLNNACQTVRRPPGFYAHLMEGERQLAEELPAGARPLLESYEELRSHADPHAAPDGTLAHAGAAELAKRSVAGILQAAELSQLELAPGDDAAHSEAGEELFPTGRYDVDRQQVDLRKVNSWRLRLAEVPTVELLEVQLVNAIAPFVLNARLKPLMQRVPTHDKHIVNVSAMEGIFYRAYKTDKHPHTNMAKAALNMLTRTSAQDYARDGIHMNSVDTGWITDEDPDEIAKRKKANLDFHPPLDIVDAAARICDPYLHGQLTGEHAWGKFYKDYRIANW, encoded by the coding sequence GTGTCTGATAAGTCCGCTACAGCCGAAGAGCTAGCCGCCCTCGCCGACCTGCTCGAACGGGTCGCCGAAGACCGCGGCATGTTGGCCGACATGCCCGAGGCCGAGCGTCTGCGGCTGCTGAAGGCCGCCAGCCAAGTGGCGATGCCCGACCGCGGCGCGCGGCGCAAGCTGCGCAAGGCGCACCAGCTGAAGAAGCAGGCCGAGCTCAACGAGCAACGCGAGGCGGATCGCCAGCGGCTCGGCGAGACCGGCATCCGCTCGCAGTTCGAGGGAGGCCTGCCGGCGGCCAACGGTGGCGGCGTGCCGGCCCTCTCCGGCGCCCAGGCCTACAGCACGCGGCGGCTGAAGAAGCCGGAACCGCCGGCGCCGTTCGAGCCCGGCCCCGCCCCGCAGGCCGAGGCGGCCGAGGAGCGGCTCGGCCCGCGGCTCGAAGCGCCCCGCACCTGCTACATCTGCAAGGCGTCGTTCGATCGTGTCCACACGTTCTACGATGCCATGTGCGCGGGCTGCGCCGAGTTCAACTGGGCCAAACGCCACCAGACCGCCGACCTCACCGGCCGCGTGGCCGTGGTCACGGGCGGGCGGGTGAAGATCGGCTACCAGGCGGCGCTCAAGCTCCTCAGGGCGGGCGCCCACGTCGTGGTCACGACCCGCTTCCCACGCGACGGCGCGCAGCGGTTCCTCGCCGAGCCCGACGCCGAGGAGTGGCGCAGCCGGCTCGAGCTGCAAGGCCTCGACCTGCGGCACACGCCGAGTGTCGAAGCGCTGGCCGACCACCTCTGCGCCACGCTGCCACGGCTCGACTTCCTGCTGAACAACGCCTGCCAAACGGTCCGCCGTCCGCCCGGGTTCTACGCCCACCTGATGGAGGGCGAGCGGCAGCTCGCCGAGGAGCTGCCTGCCGGCGCCCGGCCGCTGCTCGAGTCGTACGAGGAGCTCCGCAGCCACGCCGACCCACACGCCGCCCCCGACGGCACGCTGGCCCACGCCGGCGCCGCCGAGCTGGCCAAGCGCAGCGTGGCCGGCATCCTCCAGGCGGCCGAGCTCTCGCAGCTCGAGCTCGCCCCCGGCGACGACGCCGCCCACAGCGAGGCGGGCGAGGAGCTCTTCCCCACCGGCCGCTACGACGTCGACCGCCAGCAAGTCGACCTGCGGAAGGTGAACAGCTGGCGGCTGCGGCTGGCCGAGGTGCCAACCGTCGAGCTGCTGGAGGTGCAGCTGGTCAACGCGATCGCGCCGTTCGTGCTCAACGCCCGGCTCAAGCCGCTGATGCAGCGCGTGCCGACGCACGACAAGCACATCGTCAACGTCTCGGCGATGGAAGGGATCTTCTACCGGGCCTACAAGACCGACAAGCACCCCCACACGAACATGGCCAAGGCGGCGCTCAACATGCTCACCCGCACGAGCGCCCAAGACTACGCCCGCGACGGCATCCACATGAACAGCGTCGACACGGGCTGGATCACCGACGAGGACCCGGACGAGATCGCCAAGCGCAAGAAGGCCAACCTCGACTTCCACCCGCCGCTCGACATCGTCGACGCCGCGGCGCGGATCTGCGACCCCTACCTCCACGGCCAGCTCACCGGCGAGCACGCCTGGGGCAAGTTCTACAAGGACTACCGAATCGCCAATTGGTAG
- a CDS encoding gamma carbonic anhydrase family protein → MATILPFKGVWPRLHESVFLADGARVIGDVEIGADSSVWFNAVVRGDVCPIRIGQRTNVQDNVTLHVTHDTGPLTIGDRVTIGHNAVLHACTVHEEALIGMGAVLLDHCVIESRALVAAGSLVRGGFVAPTGTLVAGVPAQVKRPLTEDEMRNLEESPDNYARYVAAYRQGGYDTKPIAGE, encoded by the coding sequence ATGGCGACCATATTACCTTTCAAGGGCGTTTGGCCCCGGCTGCACGAATCGGTCTTCCTCGCTGATGGCGCGCGGGTGATCGGCGACGTCGAGATCGGCGCCGACTCGAGCGTTTGGTTCAACGCCGTCGTGCGCGGCGACGTCTGCCCGATCCGCATCGGCCAGCGGACCAACGTGCAGGACAATGTCACGCTGCACGTGACGCACGACACCGGCCCGCTGACGATCGGCGACCGTGTGACCATCGGGCACAACGCCGTGCTGCACGCCTGCACCGTGCACGAGGAGGCGCTCATCGGCATGGGCGCCGTGCTGCTCGATCACTGTGTGATCGAGAGCCGCGCCCTCGTGGCGGCGGGATCGCTGGTGCGGGGCGGCTTCGTGGCGCCCACGGGCACGCTTGTCGCCGGCGTGCCGGCCCAAGTGAAACGCCCGCTCACCGAGGACGAGATGCGCAACCTCGAAGAGTCGCCAGACAACTACGCCCGCTACGTCGCCGCCTACCGCCAGGGCGGCTACGACACCAAACCGATCGCGGGCGAATGA